The following are from one region of the Osmerus mordax isolate fOsmMor3 chromosome 1, fOsmMor3.pri, whole genome shotgun sequence genome:
- the nicn1 gene encoding nicolin-1 translates to MSATLAVPCTVKTPVALQLGDSKSDTSRPGVYIIDVTLPIGRTVNIEELCFKNFYTAFLTVRLLRRGSGEQEGPARWVTCVRDRRLMPSPHSEEASQDYFSIHRRQMLVKPDNVGSLRLILRQPSSVWLSFALEDVRIVPHIKEDPEKEAPDWLSDLTHVDQHSNLEGLPDPQTVSSSIQQMWALTELMQTNQTTASIGRFDVDGCYDINLLSFT, encoded by the exons ATGAGCGCCACCCTCGCTGTGCCCTGCACCGTGAAAACTCCAGTCGCTCTTCAGCTAGGCGATTCCAAATCTGACACATCACGTCCAGGGGTCTACATCATAGATGTCACCTTACCAATTGGTCGGACTGTTAAC ATAGAAGAACTGTGCTTCAAGAACTTCTACACAGCCTTCCTGACAGTGCGACTGCTGAGGAGGGGgtcaggggagcaggaggggccaGCCCGCTGGGTCACCTGTGTGAGGGACCGCCGCCTGATGCCCAGCCCACACTCAGAGGAGGCCTCCCAGGACTACTTCTCTATCCACAGGCGACAG ATGCTGGTGAAGCCAGACAACGTGGGCTCCCTGAGGCTGATCCTGAGACAGCCGTCTTCTGTCTGGCTCAGCTTCGCTCTGGAGGATGTCAGGATCGTGCCTCACATCAAAGAG GATCCAGAGAAGGAGGCTCCTGATTGGTTGTCTGACCTAACACATGTGGACCAACATTCCAATTTAGAG GGACTTCCCGATCCTCAGACAGTGTCCTCCAGCATCCAGCAGATGTGGGCGTTAACTGAGCTCATGCAGACCAATCAGACCACTGCTTCTATTGGACGCTTTGAT GTGGATGGCTGCTATGACATCAACTTGCTGTCCTTCAcataa